The Bacteroidota bacterium DNA segment CTTTTTGCCTGAAACTAGACTAGACAAGCCGTTCATTCCCTTTGCTACAACTAACGAATCTTCCTTCTTAACATTCTTTTGTTTTAGTCGTTCGTTTATATGTGTTTTTACAGTAGAGAAATTATCTACATCTTTCAAACTCATATTAGTAACCAATACTAAATGTTCTCCGGTATATTTATCTACAATATAATCGGACATATAATTTAATTGGTGTATTTGAGATGGAATAACTTTGCTTACATATGGATTATTAAACAAAATTTTATTTTGCTGAGAAAGTGGTGTTACACAATGAATCTTGTTCTCTTTAGCAAACTTGGAGATATAGGAAAAAGAAGAATTGTACAATGGACCTACAAATAAATCCATCTGCTTTAATTCGGGCTTGCTCATTAGCTCTACAACCTTAGCACTATCATTTTCATCCACATCATACACAAACAATCTATAATTTACGCCTGTCTTTTTAAGCGAATCAAGTGCAAGTATGAAACCATTGTAAAAAGAAACTGCAACTTCTGTTTTACCTGAAAAAGATTCATCCCCCTTTGCTATTTTATCTACATCAACGCCAAGCGATTTTTCCAATACAAATGGCAAGAACAAAGCAATATTGTACAAATCCTTTTTCTCTATTTTGGGTTCTACTGTTTCTATTTTTTTTTGCTGTACCGCAATTGTTGATTTACTATTTTTTTTAGGAATAAGCAGCATCATCCCTTTTTTCAACCCATCTGTTGCGGCAGGATTGGCCTTAACTATATCTTCCTCTGTTAGTGTGTATTTCTTGGCAATAGAATACATTGTCTGCCCTTTTTCAACCAAATGAATGATATACTTTGCAGTATCTACATTTTCAGTTACAGATGAAGTTGGCGCTACAGTTGAAGTAACTGGAGGCTTGGGTTTCGCATCAACAGATTTAATTTCTTTTTCAGAAGTACTTAACCCAGTTTTCGGAATTTTTAAAATTTGACCATCTTTTATTCCATCTATAGATTCCGGATTCTCTTTTACCAAATCGTTTACCGATACAGAATATGTTTTAGCAATTTTATAGAGCGTTTCGCCTTTAAGAACTTTATGCTCTACAGCATTCTTATTTTTAGAGGGAGTATCATTAGCCTTTTTTTCAGGCTGCTTGGCTTGTGCGTAAACGCTTGTCGCTGTATAAAATACAAACAGCAGTCCAATAAAAAAACTATTGCCAAATTTTAAAATTTGGCAATAGTTACATGTTAAAATTCTATGTAGATACTTGTTCAAATACAATCTACAAAACTTATTTATTGTTGAATAAATCTTTCACTTTAGGAGCTTTTTCTGCGCCTGCATCCGCTTCAAAATACGGACGTGATGCAAATCCCCAAGCAAATATACTGTTAGGAAACACTCTTATGTAGGTATTAAACCCTTGAACAGTTTCGTTAAAAATTCTACGTTCATTGGCAATACGATTTTCAGTTCCTTCTAACTGTGTTTGCAAGTCTCTAAAATTTTCATTTGCTTTTAATTGAGGGTATTGCTCGGAAACAACCAATAGCCTAGAGAGTGTTGAGCTCACTTCTCCTTGAGCTGCTTGAAATTTCTTCATGGAATTTTCATCCATTTTAGAAGGATCAATCGTTACGCTAGTGGCTTTTGATCTAGCCTCAATAACTGCGGTAAGTGTGCCTTTTTCAAAATCGGCAACTTGTTGCACTACTGCCACCAAGTTCGGAATTAAATCAGACCTCCGTTGATACTGATTTTCCACTTGCTGCCAAGATGCAGTAACAGTCACGTCTTTACGAACTATGTTATTTCTAATTCCAATAGCCCAAATAACGATTAGTCCTAAAACACCGAGTATGGCTATTAGCGTGATTGTTCCTTTTTTCATTTTTACTTTTTTATATATCTACTATAAAAACACAGGCAATTTGTATGCCATTGTTATATTACTCTACAATAAATTTACCTTGGGCAACATTTGCACCATCATTACTCTTCAAGGAGTAATTATAAACTCCTTTAGCAAAATCAGAAACATTCAAATAAATTGAATTCTTTCCAAGATTCATTGATGAGTATGGCTTTTCAAATACAATTTTACCAGCAATATCTGTTACCACAATATTTACACTTGCAGACTCTTTCAAATCAACAACAATATTAGTGAAGTTGCTTGCAGGATTTGGGAATACGTTTGCTTTAGCCCAACCAGCATGTTTTTCGATAGATGTAGCAAGTGGTTGAGATTTCATGTGTATTTCATCAATAATCAAAACAGAACCGTTATTAGTAGAATCCGGAGTGTGAGATGATAAAATATTAATGAATAAAGAATCTGGCACCATTGCACAATTCAATGGGAAAGACATTCTTTTATACGTAGATGTAGAATCTAAGTATGCAAAAACAACTCCCACATAGTTTGTTAATTTACTAGCCGCTGCCACAACAGTAGCAGAATCTGAGCCTACAGGCATGTATTTGTAGTAAAATATCAAACTATCAAATTGTGTTGTATAAGGAAATGAAGGTCTTCCACTAAATGGGTTACCATTCATCATCTCATAAAAACCAAATGAAGAGGTAGAATGTCTGGTAGTCATTTTAAGTGCATAATTGCCTTTGTATTTGTCGGTAGTTTTTTCAACAAATGGAGCGCCCTCAGCTACATAAGAGAAAGAATTCATAAACCCAGAACTCCAACTGGTTGGGTCTTCAATACTAACAGTTGTCCATTGCTCAAAATCTGTATTAGGCACTTGCTGGGTAATTGAAGTACCGGCAAATTGAATGTTATCAAACTGAATCCAACTTCCATTTTTTGCTGTAGGAACTGTATAAAAATCTTCAGGCAAACTAGATGTTGCTGCAATAATTACAGAATCTGGAGCTTGAGTATAGGCTAATGGGAATGAAAATGTGGTGTAAGAATTTTGAACTCCTGCAATTTTATAAATTCCTCCACCTACTTCTAAGCCATTTTTCTTAAACAGAACAAGTAATAATGCAGTATCACCAGTTTGAATATTGTATTTATAAGAACCTGTAATAGAAGTTGGCGTTTGTGTATAAGGAAACCCTCCTGTTAAACCATCTTCGGCCATTCCGAAAATAAAATAACCGAAATTGGTATCTTGACCAACAATTTGAGTTTCTAGTTTAATTGCATAATTACCACTTACCTTATCTGTAGTTTTTGATGCATTAGAACTGCCCGATAAAAAATGACCTTGGAAGGCAGATGTTTCAGCGGTATCTAACTCATCCCAAGAAGCTGTGTTCCAGTTTTCAAAATTTCCGTTAGGTATTGATTGTGCATTTGCAAATGCAACAAGTACTAATAAAGAAAGTGATAGTAAATATTTTTTCATTGTGTATGTTTTAGTTGGTTTAATTATACAAAAAAATTACGAATTATGTGTTATAAAACTAGTAAATACATTTTTTGAGATGCCCAACTAGAAGGCATCTCAAAAATGTGATGAAATTTATTTAATAAGATCTACACTACGTTTTATAAAGCGTGTTAAATCTTCGCCTTTCAATAGATTTTGAGAAAGCAATGCCAAATCTGTTGCTTGTTTCGTTATTGCTTTTTGTTTAGCCTCATCTTTTTCCGACAAAATTTTTCCAAACAGCGGATGATTTGCATTTACAACGAGATTGTACATTTCCGGCATGGTTCCCATAAAGCTCATTCCACCACCACCCATGGCACTCATCTCTTTCATTCTGCGCATAAATTCAGGTTGGGTAATCAGCATTGGGCTATCTTTCTCACTCAAGCTCTCAAACACAACGGTAAATCTGTCTTTGGTTACAGTACTTTCAATTATTGGAGTAAGTGTTTTCTTTTCGTCTTCTGTAAGTTTTGATGGAATTTGCTGGTCCTTCTTAATTAAATTATCTATCGTATCTGCATCTACACGAACAAAACTTATATCGGCAGATTTTTGTTCCATAAAATTTATAAAATGTGGGTCGATTGGCGAATCAAAAATCAGCACATCGTATCCTTTTTCTTTTGCAGATTCAATAAAGCTGTGTTGCTCAACAACATTGGTAGAATATAAATAAATTATTTTTTTCTCTTTATCTGTCTGTAGCGCCTTTACTTTCTCTTTGTATTCATCAAATGTAAATAGCGTATTTTCTATGCTTTTTAGCAAGGCGAATTTCTGCGCTTTCTCAAAAAACTTTTCTTCAGAAAGCATTCCGTACTGAATAAACATTTTTATGTCTTCCCACTTCGACTCAAAATCTTTTCTGTCCTTCTTAAATATTTCCTCCAGCTTATCGGCAACTTTCTTGGTAATATGCGAACTTATTTTTTTCACATTGGCATCGCTCTGCAAATAGCTACGCGACACATTTAGCGGAATATCCGGAGAATCGATTACTCCTCGAAGCAACGTTAAAAAATCAGGCACAATATTCTCTACAGCATCGGTTACAAAAACTTGATTGCAATACAATTGAATTTTATCTTTTTGTACTTCGAACGTTTTTTTAAGTCGAGGGAAATACAAAATACCTGTTAAATTAAAGGGGTAATCCACATTCAAATGAATGTGAAACAAAGGATCTTCAAAGGTTGCGGGATATAATTCCTTGTAAAAATCAGTATAATCTTTATCTGTTAAATCAGCAGGTTTCTTTGTCCATGCCGGCTTGGGATTATTAATTATCTTACCATCAAACTTGATTTCTACCGGTAAAAACTTGCAATATTTCTTTAACAGTGTTTCAATTCGCGCATTTTCTAAAAACTCTGTCGAATCATCTGCTATATGCAAAATAATATCTGTACCTCGTTCGGTGCGGCTATTCTCCTCTATCTTATACTCCGGGCTACCATCGCATTCCCATCGAACTGCCTTAGTTTTTTCCTTAAAGCTCTTCGATATAATTTCAACTTTAGCAGCAACCATAAATGCTGAATAAAATCCAAGCCCAAAATGACCAATAATAGCATTGGCTTCGGGCGTTTTATCCTTGTATTTTTGCACAAATTCTTCTGCCCCTGAAAAAGCAATTTGTGTAATGTATTTTTCTACCTCCTCGGCTGTTAAACCAATACCTTTATCTTTTATGGTAATTGTCTTTTTGTCTTTATCAACCAACACTTCTACTTCGGTATTGCCTATATCGCCTTTAGCTTCGCCCATTGCAGACAACGCTTTTAATTTTTGCGTAGCATCAACAGCATTCGACACTAATTCACGTAAAAATATTTCGTGATCAGAGTACAGAAATTTTTTAATGATGGGGAAAATGTTTTCGGTTTGAACGTTTATTTTACCTGTTTGCATAACTATTAGTATTTACGATTTTATGTTAAAATTAGCAATAAAAGACGCTTCCATTGGGCAAGAAATATGCCAATTGAAAATTAGTGCCAAAATGGCAATACTTTATTTGAAAATAAAGAGATAAGATTACTTAATAAGCTCTAAAGCCTCTTGAATAGTAATATATTGGTCGTTGTAGAAAGACACCACAAATGCATCGCCAAAGCCTTTTTTAGCCATTTCCTCTTTTAACTTAAGTGCAGATTTGTAGTCGTTGTAACTTCCGGTTACATATCTACTTAAACCGGTGGTTGTAATTTCACGTTTTACATTTCCAATAGTTTTGTACTTGGCTTGCATATCAGAAGGAGGTTCTCCTTTATAAATACCTACTTGTACTTTAAATACAACCAAACCTTTATTGAATGTATTTACGGCAGGTCCCGGCTCTGACAAATCTTCCTTAACTACCTTTTTAGGGTTAGCAGGTGTAGCACCTTGGCTAACCAAACTTACTCGGCTTCCGCCCTTGTAAGCAGTAATAAACGCCCCTTTATAGCCTTGTGTAACAATCTCTATTTTCCTAGCAGCAGCTTCTGCAAAAGTAGAGTACGCACCTGCCATGTACTTGTACAATCCATCTTCGGTTTTAATCTCCACTAAATCGGTTATACCCGGAAACACATTTGCAGAAAGCTGTTTTCTATATGCTCCTAATTGCACCCTAAACACAGGTTCATTGGTATTTATATTTGCGGTAGGAATACCTCCATTAGAGCTTCCTGCTTGATTTTGAGACGAGCCTGCATAAGATGAAGATGCACCGGCAGCCAATTCCTTTTGATATGCCTCATAACTTGCAGCTGTTTCTTCTATGTATTTTCCATTCATAAAATAAACAACCTTAGGATTCATCATACTATCCTGAGGAACTTTCTCTTTTCTAATCATTGCCTCGGTAAAGTTCTTGTATTTTCCTACTGTGTAAGCAGTAGAAGAATCGGCTAAATTGGTCGTAATTACATCTTTTATACTTAAAAACTTAGTCATTAATTCAGGCTTGATTCCGGATTTGTAGGCTCCAAGCAAAACAGTATATTCTCTCTTCGGAATACCAGTAAATCCGGGTATCATACTTCCATGCTTTTCGTATTCCATAGAAGCAAATAGTCCGGTTGAATCTAAATAAATATTACGCGCGAGTAATAACATTGAATCTGTTAATTGAACGCCATCCATATTTACAAACGAGCCCGGAGGTGTTTTCAATTCTTTGTCAGCATAATTATAAACACCATCATTATCATCGTCAAATGGACATCCTTTTGCATCAACAGGCACATTTAAAGGAGTATTTGCACACGAATCGTTTATATCTAAAACGCCATCGGCATCTGTATCTTCGTTCCAAATTGCCATAAAATCAACTCCATCAAAATGATTTGCAGGCAATGTGTCTAAATCACTGCTTGGAAGAAAATCTAAGTTATAGGAAAGTGACGCGGTAGAAAATAAAAATTTATCTTTTTGCTTATTGCCTTGTCTTGAGCCTACACTTTTATCTGATATTCCATCTATATAATCTGTGAAGGTAAAATGCATGGTTGACCCAACACGTAAATTTACTTTTTTTGATAAATGCATTAAAAATCCAACACCTACCGGAACTGCGAAAGAGCGCTCAGGATATTTCCCAAAACCATCTGCATTTTGTTCTCTAATGTCTGTTTCAAAATCGTAATCACGTTGAAGAATAACGGTACCGGCTGTATTTGTAGTGCTTGCTTCATCTACATTTCTAATAGAACCATCCGACCAATAATAATAGGTATTACCATTTCTATCTTTTAAATCGGCTTTAGATAAAAATTCAAATGATTCAAATCCTGTAAATATGTATGGGCTAAAAGCTCTGTCCTTTTTAAGAAAATGGTTGAAGTTGTACATTACACCAATTCCACCTAAACGGATATCAGATGTAAAATTTAGATTTCTATCCGTTAAGCGCTCGTTTGCAGATAGTTTTCCAATGTTTGTGTATAAATTTATGGTAAATGCCTTATTGATAGGTTGTGTAAGCATTAGCTCATAACCTATTCTACTTGTTAATGGATTCTGAAAATGTTTTTCGTATAAATCCCCATAAAATGAGAAAAGCCCAACACCCAATGATATGGTGGGTTTAGGAAGTGGACTATCGTCTGTTTGGGTTTCAGGAGACTGACCAAACAGAATTATATGTAAGAAAAAAATGAATACAAATGAAAATGTAAATTTTCGCATCATACGAAAAAAATGTCTTGTTTAATTTTACTCCACTAATATAAACTTTTAATTAGTATTTTCAATATTAGTGAAAAACAAAAGCTTATTATTTATACCACTGCTGACTAGTAATCATTAATGCTTCTTGCACAGTAACTCTTTTACCTTGATTATAAGCAGTTACAAATGGCCCCACAACACCTTTGTTTCTAATTTTTTCGCGATGGTCTCTAGCAGACTTGTATTCATTAAATCCACCAACAGTATATTTTACCCACCCCTGATGATTCTCGATATTAATAGTTTCTGAAATACTATAGGTCTGTTGAAAATAGCTTGTAGCAACATTTCTGTGTATTGCACAAATTTGAACTTTGTAATTAACTCCGTTTGGCGATGCAGGAACCGTAGCGTTGGATGCAGTTGGCGTTGTTTCTTGTGCAGTTGTTGCTGTATTATCAGCAGCAGCATTGTTTGTAGCGGGAGTTGTATTTGTAGTAGTTGGAGTTTCCGCAATAGCGTCAGTACCGCTAGACATATTGTTTACATAAACAGGCGATGCTTTGATAAACGCCTTTTTAGTTTCGTCATTCTCTAAATAAGAAAAAACTCCATCAATATTTTTTTGAGCAACTAAATTAGGACCAACGGTTATTTTATATACAACTCTTACTGTTTCCGTTGCAGGAAGATTTAACCAAACAAATTTTGCTTGACCATCTGCAAATGAAAAATTAGCTCCGGCCGACTCTATAGCAGACGCAACCAATCCATCCGGTATATTCTCCTGTAATTTTGCAAATCCTGAAATTGTTTTTTTATCAATTATAACTTCTACGGTAAACTCTCGTTCTGCTTCTGATGGCATTTTTCTTTCTGTTACAACGTCTACAGGTGTTGTAGAGGTTGCAACATTAGCATAGGTTGCTGTAGTTTCTGTGCTAGGCGTTGGTGTTGTTTGAGTTTCTGTTGTAGCAACCTTTTGCTGACTTTCTGCAGGAGTCTCGGTATTTGCAGGTGTTTCTATAGTTGTTGGTTGAGAAGGAACAGTTTCGGTTGGTGTAGTTTCTGTAGTTGTTGGTGCAGTTGCTGCAACAGGAGTTGTAGTAACTCCCCCTTTCTTTTTCTCTAAGCTGTATGCAGAAAGATCTGTTTCATCCTCAGTAATGGTCATGGTATTTTCCGGAATATCTACAGACAATTTATTATTATCTGACACATAGGAGAATTTGCCTTTTATTGATTTTGTACCAACGGCATCATCACCAATTTTTACCAAGTATAAAATTTTAAATTCTGCTTCTGCAGGAAGGCTTGTCCAAATAAATTTTGCAGATTGATTGGTAAAGGTAAAAGAGGCTCCTTGTGTTTCTATAGGAGTAACTTCAAATCCTTTAGGCCATTCTTGTTGTAACTTGGCAAAACCTGAGGCACTGCCTTTAGTAATTACTACTTCAACCACGAACTCTTGTCGTAGTCCTGCTATGGAAGGAATATCGGCTGTTACAGAAACAGGTTCTTCGAAAAATAAATTTAAGAAGAATAATCCAACCAAATTGATGGAGATTAAGATGTACTTTATCATACGCTATAGTTTATTAGTGAACGTTTTACCTAACCCTATTCGGGTTGGTAGAACTGATACACTATATAACTATAGCAAAAGCAGCCCTACCAACCTTATTGACGCAGATAAAAGGCAATCATCTGTTGAATTGCTTCAACACTTAATTTTGATTTACCTGCGAAAAAGTCGTCTAATGCCGATTTCATTTCTTCGGCTGTAAAAAATCCATCTTTGTTTTTGTCGTAATCTCCGTATTGGTATGATAAGTTGGAACGGTTGATACCTGAATCGTATTCAGCCATCTTTTGTTCGAATTTCAATTCGCTTATTGCAACTCCATTATCATCTACAAATGCTCCACGTTTTGTGTTTGGCTCTTTGTCCATATAATCAGGCACTCCATCTAAATCATCGTCCTTAGGACATCCTCTTGAATTAACCTTCACCCCTTCTGGCGTATCTAAGCATTCATCAATTGCATCTCGGACACCATCGCCATCGCTATCTAATTTGTCTATTGCTAAAAGATCTACTCCTTGGTATATAGGCGCATCTACTACTTTGAGCGGAAAGCTATATATAACCGAGAAGCCTGTGTGCAAAAAGGCATCATTACCTTTTTTAGAAGCATTATTATCTATATAATCGGACAACACTAAATTGTAAGTAACAAAAGCATTTCCGTGCCAATTTTCATTAAACTGAAAACGAGAACCTAATGTTAATGGGATAGTAATAGTTGTTTTAGGATAACTTGTAGCTGAATCTTTTAATTCTGTTTCGTACTTATAATCGCGTTTTATGGTATTCGATTCGAAATAATTGCTTGTAGCTTGCGATTGATCTCTGATTGAGCCATCTGTCCAATAGTGGTATGGATTCCCGTTAGCATCCAGTAAATCGCCTTTCGGATTGAATTTTAGCATAGAAACACCAACACCAACATAGGGAGCGATTTCAGAGCTGCGTTTAATTACTCTGTTATCGTCCAAATGGTAATATCCAGCTATTCCTATTTGGGTAATTGGGGATTCAAAATTTAAATTTTTAGCAGGGTCGTTACTTCGCTGACTTAGCGCTAGTTTCCCGACTAACAAATTAAGTCCAACGCCAAAAGGTGCGTTAAAACGCTTTTCGACATTTATGTGGTACCCGGCTCTGATATGGCTGTACTGGCTAATTGCATCTCCTTTATTGAGGTCTCCGAAATACACAAGTACTCCGGCACCTACACCAATGGTAGGCCACTTGCTTTCAACATTAGCAGTGTCTTCAGGGGCAACTGTTTTAGGATTTGTTTGATTTGTAGTGGTTTGTGCAATCACAATTCCACCAATGTTTGTTATTATTAGAACAAACATCAACTTTTTGGCTAAACGCATAGCTGTGTTGATTTTGGTTATCAACACAATAATAACTAATATTTGCGATAAAGTTGTCATGCCTATAGAAACAAATCTAGTATATAGACCTGTTGATTCTTTGTTAGTAAATTGTTAATTACAAACATTGACTTGTTAATAATCACAGTGTAGATTAACCTGTTTTCACCTACAAAACAGGTGCACAATTTGATGAAAATAAAAAAATGAAACACCTCAAAATAGCTGTATTTTCAGCATTCTTACTACTTTTAAAATTTTCTATTGCACAAACCGGCATTGCTGTTTTTCAATTAAAAAAATCGGATAGCTTAATTCAGAATTTTGTTAATGCACATTCTATTCCTGGAGCAAGCGTTGCAATTACAAAAAAAGGAAATTTGGTTTACAACAGATCATTTGGTTATTCGAACATAGCCAGAACAGACAGTTTAAGACCATACCATAAATTTAGAATTGCAAGTATTTCCAAACCCATTACCTCTATTGCTATTTTTAAATTAATAGACATGGGTCTGCTAACACTTGCAGATACTGTATTTGGGAGCAACAAAATAATTACCGACACCTATTATTTGAATGCAATATCAGACAACAGAATTTTTTCGATTACAATAAAACAACTTTTAGAACACACCGCAGGATGGGACAGGACGCAACCTTGCGATACTTTTTCTTTTTGCGACCCACTTAGCTTTCCGCTGCACGTAACAGCTTCGTTGGGAGAACCCAACCCGGTAGGAGATTCAACACTCATTAAATTTACGCTTCAAAAAGGATTGAACTACACTCCCGGAAGCACTTTTGCTTATTCGAATATGGGCTATTTAATTCTAGGAAAAGTGATTGAAAAAATTTCGGGTAAAAAATATATAGATTTTTTACAAACTGAATTATTCGATCAACTGGGTATTTGCGACATTGAACTAGGGAATACGATTTTACCAAAAGAACGAGAGGTGCAATACGAAGCGTACGACTCTACCTTGTCATGCTATGGCACTAATCAAAAAGTACCATGGCAATACGGAGGTTGGAATTTAGAAGCCATGAACAGCCATGGTGGGTTAATTGCAACAGCAGAAGATTTAGTAAAACTAATTGTTGCGGTTGATAGCTACACCACGTTTCCGGATATTTTAACAAGTCAAAGTATTTTACAAATGCGAACACCATCTACTACTAATCCATTTTATGCAAAGGGGTGGGAAGTTAATCCTGCTAATAACTGGTGGCACACAGGAAGCTTAGATGGAACTGCAAGTTTTATTGCACGCACATCAGGAGAATATACCTGGAGTATTTTATTAAACGCTAGACCTTATTCCAGTCCAAATTTTTGGAATGATTTGGATGCACTTCCATGGAATTGTATAAACACGACAACTGTTTGGCCTACACATAATTTTTTCTCGCCTTCGATAAATGTTTCATCTATTGCTACGTTGCCGGTGTCCGGTACATCTGCAAAAATAAAATGGATAAATGGAAACGGGACCGGACGTCTTTTAATTTGTAGCGAAGATTCGTTAGTGAAAACATATCCACAAAGTGGAATGTTTTATTATGCTAGCGATACATTTGGCAACGGATTTCAATTTTCGCCCAACACGTTTGCTGTTTACACAGGCAGTAAAGATTCGGTTATTCTAAAAAATTTAAACCCAACTAAAAATTATTTCATACAGGCGTTTGAATATTCTCAGAATACAATTACAGGAAATAAAATAATTTACAAAATTAGTTGCGCAGAAAATGCTACATTTAACTTACTGGGAGCATCTTCAAACAATCATCTCTCTAGCACTAATTATCTTGTTTATATTTCGGAGAATTACTTAACAGTGAAACTTAATAAGCATCCAACGCCTGTGCACATTAGAATATACGACCAGCAGGGATGTGTAGTTATGGATACGGAAATTAGAAATAGTGAAAACAACTACACTCTAATAGATTATAAAACAGGAATATATTTTGTAGAGCTGTTAGACAAATCTAATGTTAGATATGTAAAAAAAATATTTCTAAGTAACTAAGTACATTTTAGATAGCTTCAAAATACAAAAACTCTTTTCTTAAACTTTTTTCATCAATTGTTCAAAAAGTATTTTTACTCCTTTCGATGCGTTTTCTTTTACAATGGCAATATTTAGATTTTTCTTTATAGCAACATCACTCGGATCAATCAAAAATATCGGAACATTGGGCATTACAAAGTCTATCAATCCTGCAGCAGGATACACTTGCAAAGAAGTTCCTATCACAACAAAAACATCTGCCGTTTGAGCAATAGACTGCGCCATTTCCATTTTAGGCACCATTTCTCCAAACCAAACAATATGAGGCCTCAACTGAGAGCCTTTTTCGCAAGTATCGCCCAATTTCATCTCCGGTTTCGTTAATTCATAAATCAACCTATCATCTACAGTACTTCTTGCCTTCATTATCTCCCCGTGCAAATGCAGTACTTTTTTAGAACCTGCTCGTTCATGCAAATCGTCAATGTTTTGGGTAATAATATGAACGTCAAAATATTCTTCTAACGCTACCAATGTTTTATGTGCCTCATTAGGAGCCGCAGCCATTACCTGTGATCTTCTTTGGTTGTAAAAATCAAGCACCATTGCCGGATTTCGTTGCCATGCATCAAAAGTAGCTACATCGGTTATTTTATAGTTCTCCCACAAACCATCACTTCCTCTAAATGTTTTTATCCCACTTTCTGCACTTATTCCCGCACCTGTAAAAACTACTAGTTTTTTCATTTTTGAATGGCTTTTATTAATACTAAATAAGGCAAAAAGTTAAAACATATTTTTATATTAGTACAAAGTGATAATTATATGGATAAGTTTAG contains these protein-coding regions:
- a CDS encoding LysM peptidoglycan-binding domain-containing protein produces the protein MNKYLHRILTCNYCQILKFGNSFFIGLLFVFYTATSVYAQAKQPEKKANDTPSKNKNAVEHKVLKGETLYKIAKTYSVSVNDLVKENPESIDGIKDGQILKIPKTGLSTSEKEIKSVDAKPKPPVTSTVAPTSSVTENVDTAKYIIHLVEKGQTMYSIAKKYTLTEEDIVKANPAATDGLKKGMMLLIPKKNSKSTIAVQQKKIETVEPKIEKKDLYNIALFLPFVLEKSLGVDVDKIAKGDESFSGKTEVAVSFYNGFILALDSLKKTGVNYRLFVYDVDENDSAKVVELMSKPELKQMDLFVGPLYNSSFSYISKFAKENKIHCVTPLSQQNKILFNNPYVSKVIPSQIHQLNYMSDYIVDKYTGEHLVLVTNMSLKDVDNFSTVKTHINERLKQKNVKKEDSLVVAKGMNGLSSLVSGKKNIFILPTNNQVFVTDFITKIHNSATKYHVEVFGLPSWRSFDNLDLDYLDTLHFQFPSASFVDASNPQTAEFIARYQNRFLSDPEVYAFQGYDIGMYYLGLLANFGKNISSFIANSTYTGLQSNYKMYKHQEESGVDNQAVFILKQSNYTILRVN
- a CDS encoding LemA family protein; its protein translation is MKKGTITLIAILGVLGLIVIWAIGIRNNIVRKDVTVTASWQQVENQYQRRSDLIPNLVAVVQQVADFEKGTLTAVIEARSKATSVTIDPSKMDENSMKKFQAAQGEVSSTLSRLLVVSEQYPQLKANENFRDLQTQLEGTENRIANERRIFNETVQGFNTYIRVFPNSIFAWGFASRPYFEADAGAEKAPKVKDLFNNK
- a CDS encoding T9SS type A sorting domain-containing protein, which translates into the protein MKKYLLSLSLLVLVAFANAQSIPNGNFENWNTASWDELDTAETSAFQGHFLSGSSNASKTTDKVSGNYAIKLETQIVGQDTNFGYFIFGMAEDGLTGGFPYTQTPTSITGSYKYNIQTGDTALLLVLFKKNGLEVGGGIYKIAGVQNSYTTFSFPLAYTQAPDSVIIAATSSLPEDFYTVPTAKNGSWIQFDNIQFAGTSITQQVPNTDFEQWTTVSIEDPTSWSSGFMNSFSYVAEGAPFVEKTTDKYKGNYALKMTTRHSTSSFGFYEMMNGNPFSGRPSFPYTTQFDSLIFYYKYMPVGSDSATVVAAASKLTNYVGVVFAYLDSTSTYKRMSFPLNCAMVPDSLFINILSSHTPDSTNNGSVLIIDEIHMKSQPLATSIEKHAGWAKANVFPNPASNFTNIVVDLKESASVNIVVTDIAGKIVFEKPYSSMNLGKNSIYLNVSDFAKGVYNYSLKSNDGANVAQGKFIVE
- the htpG gene encoding molecular chaperone HtpG encodes the protein MQTGKINVQTENIFPIIKKFLYSDHEIFLRELVSNAVDATQKLKALSAMGEAKGDIGNTEVEVLVDKDKKTITIKDKGIGLTAEEVEKYITQIAFSGAEEFVQKYKDKTPEANAIIGHFGLGFYSAFMVAAKVEIISKSFKEKTKAVRWECDGSPEYKIEENSRTERGTDIILHIADDSTEFLENARIETLLKKYCKFLPVEIKFDGKIINNPKPAWTKKPADLTDKDYTDFYKELYPATFEDPLFHIHLNVDYPFNLTGILYFPRLKKTFEVQKDKIQLYCNQVFVTDAVENIVPDFLTLLRGVIDSPDIPLNVSRSYLQSDANVKKISSHITKKVADKLEEIFKKDRKDFESKWEDIKMFIQYGMLSEEKFFEKAQKFALLKSIENTLFTFDEYKEKVKALQTDKEKKIIYLYSTNVVEQHSFIESAKEKGYDVLIFDSPIDPHFINFMEQKSADISFVRVDADTIDNLIKKDQQIPSKLTEDEKKTLTPIIESTVTKDRFTVVFESLSEKDSPMLITQPEFMRRMKEMSAMGGGGMSFMGTMPEMYNLVVNANHPLFGKILSEKDEAKQKAITKQATDLALLSQNLLKGEDLTRFIKRSVDLIK